Proteins found in one Seonamhaeicola sp. S2-3 genomic segment:
- a CDS encoding RNA polymerase sigma factor, with amino-acid sequence MQYELISDATLVSNYINGEEYALEILIQRHKQKIYSFIYSKVYDRDIAEDIFQDTFIKVIRTLKAGSYNEEGKFLPWVMRIAHNLVIDFFRKNNRMPKFDNTGEFSIFSVLSDSSLNAEKTIIKEQVESDVRRLVDELPDDQKEVLLMRMYNDMSFKEISERTGVSINTALGRMRYALINLRKIIEKHNIVLTN; translated from the coding sequence ATGCAATACGAACTTATTTCAGATGCTACCCTTGTAAGCAACTACATTAATGGTGAAGAGTATGCCTTAGAAATACTAATACAGAGGCACAAACAAAAAATTTATAGTTTTATTTATTCTAAAGTCTACGATAGAGATATTGCCGAAGACATTTTTCAAGATACATTTATAAAAGTAATAAGAACTTTAAAAGCAGGTTCTTATAATGAAGAAGGCAAGTTTTTACCTTGGGTAATGCGCATTGCTCATAATTTAGTTATTGATTTCTTTAGGAAAAATAACAGAATGCCTAAATTTGATAATACAGGAGAGTTTAGTATTTTTTCAGTGTTAAGTGATTCTTCTTTAAATGCAGAAAAAACAATTATAAAAGAGCAAGTTGAAAGTGATGTGCGCCGTTTAGTAGATGAATTACCAGATGATCAAAAGGAAGTATTGCTTATGCGTATGTATAATGACATGAGTTTTAAAGAAATATCAGAAAGAACAGGTGTAAGTATTAATACAGCCTTAGGAAGAATGCGCTATGCGCTTATTAATTTGCGAAAGATTATAGAAAAGCATAATATTGTTTTAACAAATTAG
- the uvrA gene encoding excinuclease ABC subunit UvrA, with protein sequence MNTNILDVNPKENIIIKGAKLHNLKNIDVVIPRNQLVVITGLSGSGKSSLAFDTLYAEGQRRYVESLSSYARQFLGRLNKPKVDYIKGIAPAIAIEQKVNSTNPRSTVGTTTEIYDYLKLLFARIGKTFSPISGKEVKKDTVTDVLNYLKTFNEGEKLLLLAPIHLEEGRSIEDKLNALNQQGYARIKVNNVVVRINEAEISDGDNFQLVVDRVIVKHEEDFYNRLADAIQTAFFEGKGECAIETLKDKNIHVFSNKFELDGISFLEPNVHLFSFNNPYGACPKCEGYGDIIGIDEDLVIPNTALSIYENAIFPWRGESMSWYKDQLVNNSHKFNFPIHKPYFELSEEQKQLIWTGNKYFEGLNSFFAELEAKAYKIQNRVMLSRYRGKTKCKACNGKRLRAEANYVKIAGASITDLVEMPLKKLAIFFKQLELNDYDAKVAKRLLKEINNRLTFLSNVGLDYLTLNRRSNTLSGGESQRINLATSLGSSLVGSMYILDEPSIGLHPKDTERLISVLKSLRDLGNTVIVVEHDEDIMKAADDIIDIGPEAGTFGGHIVAEGSYKDILASESLTAQYLNETLKIEVPKTRRTSKYHVDIIGARENNLKNIDVSFPLGMLTVVTGVSGSGKSTLVKKILFPALQKELTDFSDKPGQFTSLKGNYSNIKTIEFVDQNPIGRSSRSNPVTYIKAYDDIRSLFANQKLSKIRNYQAKHFSFNVDGGRCETCKGEGEVTIEMQFMADVHLECETCKGKRFKKEVLEVTYANKNIDDILNFTIDDAIAFFDANNLTKIKNKLQPLQDVGLGYVTLGQSSSTLSGGEAQRIKLASFLGKGNKAEKALFIFDEPTTGLHFHDIKKLLKSFNALIDNGHSIIVVEHNIELIKCADYIIDLGPEGGENGGKLIASGTPEEIIKIKTSSTGKYLKEKL encoded by the coding sequence ATGAATACTAATATTTTAGACGTAAACCCCAAAGAAAACATTATTATTAAAGGGGCTAAATTGCATAATCTTAAAAATATTGACGTTGTTATACCAAGAAACCAATTAGTGGTTATAACAGGCTTATCTGGTTCTGGCAAATCAAGTTTGGCTTTTGATACCTTATATGCTGAAGGACAAAGACGATATGTAGAGAGCCTATCAAGTTATGCGCGCCAGTTTTTAGGCAGACTTAACAAACCTAAGGTAGATTATATAAAAGGAATTGCTCCTGCAATTGCCATTGAACAAAAAGTAAATTCAACCAATCCACGCTCTACGGTTGGTACAACTACCGAAATTTACGACTACCTAAAATTACTTTTTGCAAGAATAGGAAAAACCTTCTCTCCTATTTCTGGAAAAGAAGTAAAAAAGGATACTGTAACAGATGTGCTTAACTACTTAAAAACTTTTAATGAAGGAGAAAAATTACTACTTCTTGCTCCTATTCATTTAGAAGAAGGCAGAAGTATTGAAGACAAACTTAATGCTTTAAATCAGCAAGGATATGCCAGAATTAAAGTTAATAATGTTGTTGTTAGAATTAATGAAGCCGAAATTTCAGATGGTGATAATTTTCAATTAGTAGTAGATAGAGTTATAGTTAAACACGAAGAAGATTTTTACAACAGATTAGCAGATGCTATTCAAACAGCGTTTTTTGAAGGTAAGGGAGAATGCGCTATTGAAACACTAAAAGATAAAAATATTCATGTTTTTAGCAATAAATTTGAGCTAGATGGCATATCGTTTTTAGAGCCTAACGTGCATCTTTTTAGTTTTAATAACCCTTACGGTGCCTGCCCTAAATGCGAAGGTTACGGTGATATTATAGGCATTGATGAAGATTTAGTGATACCAAACACAGCACTTTCAATATATGAGAACGCTATATTCCCATGGCGTGGTGAAAGCATGAGTTGGTACAAAGATCAACTGGTTAATAATTCGCATAAATTCAATTTCCCTATTCACAAACCGTATTTTGAATTAAGTGAAGAACAAAAGCAACTTATCTGGACAGGAAACAAGTATTTTGAAGGCTTAAATTCATTTTTCGCAGAATTAGAAGCTAAGGCATACAAAATTCAAAACCGTGTAATGTTATCTCGCTACCGCGGAAAAACCAAATGTAAAGCTTGCAATGGTAAACGCCTAAGAGCTGAAGCTAACTATGTTAAAATTGCAGGCGCTTCTATTACAGATTTGGTTGAAATGCCTTTAAAAAAACTAGCTATTTTCTTCAAACAATTAGAATTGAATGACTATGATGCAAAAGTTGCTAAAAGATTACTAAAAGAAATAAATAACAGGTTAACATTTTTATCTAATGTTGGTTTAGATTACTTAACCTTAAACCGACGTTCTAACACCTTATCAGGTGGAGAAAGCCAAAGAATTAATTTAGCCACCTCCTTAGGAAGTAGTTTAGTAGGCTCTATGTATATTTTAGATGAGCCCAGTATTGGCTTACACCCAAAAGACACAGAAAGACTCATTTCTGTATTAAAATCGTTACGAGATTTAGGAAACACCGTAATTGTTGTTGAACACGATGAGGACATCATGAAAGCAGCCGATGATATTATTGACATTGGTCCCGAGGCAGGAACTTTTGGAGGTCATATTGTTGCAGAAGGAAGTTATAAAGATATTTTAGCCTCAGAATCTTTAACAGCGCAATATTTAAATGAAACATTAAAAATTGAAGTCCCTAAAACTAGAAGAACTTCAAAATATCATGTTGATATTATTGGCGCTCGAGAAAATAACTTAAAAAATATTGATGTTTCATTTCCGTTAGGAATGTTAACCGTAGTTACTGGAGTTTCTGGTAGTGGAAAAAGCACATTGGTTAAAAAAATTCTATTTCCAGCGCTTCAAAAAGAACTTACAGACTTCAGTGATAAACCTGGTCAATTCACATCTTTAAAAGGAAATTATAGCAACATAAAAACTATTGAATTTGTAGACCAAAACCCTATTGGAAGGTCCTCGCGCTCTAACCCTGTTACTTATATTAAAGCTTACGATGACATACGTTCATTATTTGCTAATCAAAAACTTAGCAAAATAAGAAACTATCAAGCAAAACATTTTTCATTTAATGTTGATGGCGGAAGATGCGAAACCTGTAAAGGCGAAGGTGAAGTAACTATTGAAATGCAATTTATGGCCGATGTGCATTTAGAGTGTGAAACCTGCAAAGGAAAACGCTTTAAAAAAGAAGTATTAGAAGTTACGTACGCCAACAAAAATATTGATGACATTTTAAATTTCACAATTGATGATGCCATTGCTTTTTTTGATGCCAATAATTTAACTAAAATAAAAAACAAACTTCAACCATTACAAGATGTAGGGCTGGGTTATGTTACTTTAGGACAAAGCTCCTCTACTCTTTCTGGTGGCGAAGCGCAACGCATAAAATTAGCTTCGTTTTTAGGTAAAGGAAATAAAGCAGAAAAAGCACTTTTTATTTTTGACGAGCCTACAACCGGATTGCATTTTCATGATATTAAAAAACTATTAAAATCATTTAATGCTTTAATTGATAATGGTCATTCTATTATTGTTGTAGAACATAATATTGAACTTATTAAATGCGCAGACTATATTATTGATTTAGGTCCAGAAGGTGGTGAAAATGGCGGAAAATTAATAGCCTCTGGAACACCCGAAGAAATAATAAAAATAAAAACATCTTCAACCGGAAAGTATTTAAAAGAGAAACTTTAA
- a CDS encoding cupin-like domain-containing protein, protein MDIQEQILSKSTPVLETTNFDSKNFKKSYLNKNTPILLKGYGNNWEATKKWSLDFLSKLEVKNPVTLEVGANNQNDTNFTQQNLKDFIENIKNSKPEDKKTPAYLTLFEIFRLFPHLKQDVDFSIFTKYTKVNDIFAWVGPPGTVTGLHYDSLNNLLAQVMGRKLVILVSPKYNSKMYISKKYELGAVSSEVDINNYNENTHPKFKDVDFMSVILKPGDVLFIPKNWWHYVKAIDTSISISNFGALFSDVIFTKPKERILHSLHCRGYYRKNNCTCHMVVDGKRLSKF, encoded by the coding sequence ATGGATATACAAGAGCAAATTTTATCAAAAAGCACCCCGGTTTTAGAAACTACAAATTTTGATTCTAAAAACTTTAAAAAATCATATCTTAATAAGAATACACCAATACTTTTAAAGGGGTATGGTAATAATTGGGAAGCTACAAAAAAATGGAGCTTGGATTTTCTTTCTAAGTTAGAGGTAAAAAACCCAGTTACACTTGAAGTTGGAGCTAACAATCAAAATGATACTAATTTCACTCAGCAAAACCTGAAAGACTTTATTGAAAACATTAAGAATAGCAAGCCTGAGGATAAAAAAACACCAGCTTATTTAACTTTATTTGAAATATTTCGTCTGTTTCCTCATTTAAAACAGGATGTGGACTTTTCTATATTTACAAAATATACTAAGGTTAATGATATTTTTGCGTGGGTTGGTCCTCCTGGTACAGTTACAGGGTTGCATTATGATTCTTTAAATAATTTATTAGCACAAGTAATGGGGAGAAAGTTAGTTATTCTTGTATCTCCTAAGTATAACAGTAAAATGTATATAAGTAAAAAATATGAACTTGGTGCAGTTTCAAGCGAAGTTGATATTAATAATTATAATGAAAATACACATCCTAAGTTTAAAGATGTGGATTTTATGAGTGTAATATTAAAACCAGGTGACGTTTTATTTATACCTAAAAATTGGTGGCATTATGTTAAAGCTATAGATACTTCTATAAGTATTAGTAATTTTGGAGCGCTTTTTAGTGATGTTATTTTCACAAAACCTAAAGAAAGAATATTACATAGCCTTCATTGTAGGGGGTATTACAGAAAAAATAATTGTACATGCCATATGGTGGTTGATGGAAAAAGACTTAGTAAGTTTTAG
- a CDS encoding lipopolysaccharide biosynthesis protein — MGIVASQSLKNIISTYLGFFVGAINTLFLYTAFLSDEYYGMVGFMLSAAYVMMPLMSFGVHNTLVKFYTSFKTRMSLNSFLTYMLLLPMVIVIPVTLIGYFFYESIGAFLSTENAIIKHYLWHTIVIAIALAYFEVFFAWAKVQMKTVFGNFLKEVFHRVGAMVLLLLLHFELIDIEQFMIGLVGVYLIRMLVMKIFAFTIKFPVIMFKRLNNIKSIIKYSALIVIAGSVATILLDVDKVMLGKYIPIEQIAYYNVAIFIAAVIAVPQRSMHQILLPLSAKYLNDKDFDALGDLYKKSSLNLLVVGGLIFLLIILNINQLYLLIDEEFSVGLYVVLLISVAKLYDSILGSSNAILFNSDYYKVVLILGVVLVVLMVVLNMIFIPLLGINGAALATFIAVFFYNTGKLYFVYRYFKLLPFTLNTIKAIGLILLIALLFYFWDFSFHPVLNITLKSLLIGVIYLFVVLKFKVSYDISQIVNKTFKKLF; from the coding sequence ATGGGTATTGTAGCGTCGCAATCATTAAAAAATATTATCTCAACATATTTGGGATTTTTTGTTGGTGCTATTAATACATTATTTCTTTATACGGCGTTTCTTAGTGATGAATATTATGGAATGGTTGGTTTTATGCTATCAGCTGCTTATGTAATGATGCCTTTAATGTCTTTTGGTGTTCATAATACGTTGGTTAAATTCTATACGTCTTTCAAAACTAGAATGTCTTTAAATAGTTTCTTAACTTATATGCTTTTGTTGCCTATGGTAATAGTTATTCCTGTAACTTTAATTGGGTATTTTTTTTATGAAAGTATAGGGGCATTTCTTTCTACTGAAAATGCTATTATAAAACATTATTTGTGGCACACTATAGTTATAGCTATTGCACTAGCTTATTTTGAGGTATTTTTTGCTTGGGCAAAAGTACAAATGAAAACAGTGTTTGGTAATTTTTTAAAAGAAGTATTTCATAGAGTAGGTGCTATGGTGTTGTTGCTTTTACTGCATTTTGAGCTTATAGATATTGAGCAATTTATGATTGGTTTAGTTGGGGTTTATCTTATAAGGATGCTTGTGATGAAAATATTTGCTTTCACCATAAAGTTTCCTGTTATTATGTTTAAGCGCTTAAATAATATTAAAAGTATTATTAAATATTCAGCTTTAATTGTAATAGCGGGTTCTGTAGCAACTATTTTGTTAGATGTTGATAAAGTAATGCTAGGTAAATACATTCCAATAGAGCAAATTGCCTATTATAATGTGGCTATTTTTATTGCTGCTGTTATTGCGGTGCCACAACGCTCTATGCACCAAATTCTACTACCGCTTTCGGCTAAATATTTAAATGATAAAGATTTTGATGCTTTAGGAGATTTATATAAAAAAAGTTCTCTTAATTTACTTGTTGTTGGTGGATTAATATTTTTGTTAATTATTCTGAATATTAATCAATTATACCTTTTGATTGATGAAGAATTTAGTGTTGGTCTTTATGTGGTTTTGTTAATTAGTGTAGCTAAATTATATGATTCTATTTTAGGAAGTAGTAACGCTATTTTATTTAACAGCGATTATTATAAAGTTGTTCTTATTCTAGGTGTTGTTTTAGTTGTGTTAATGGTGGTTTTAAACATGATTTTTATACCGTTGTTAGGTATTAATGGCGCTGCATTAGCTACATTTATTGCTGTTTTCTTTTATAATACGGGAAAACTATATTTTGTGTATAGGTATTTTAAATTGCTTCCTTTTACATTGAATACCATAAAAGCTATTGGCTTAATTTTGCTTATAGCTCTACTTTTTTATTTCTGGGATTTTTCTTTTCATCCTGTTTTAAATATAACTTTAAAATCGCTTTTAATTGGTGTTATTTATCTATTTGTGGTGTTAAAATTTAAGGTGTCGTATGATATTTCTCAAATAGTTAATAAAACTTTTAAGAAATTATTTTAA
- a CDS encoding glycosyltransferase family 4 protein: MRKKALIITYYWPPAGGPGVQRWLKFVKYLPDFNIEPIVFVPKNPNYALLDETLNKEVSANLKVLKLPIKEPYKLARFFSKRKSNTISKGIISEAENQSLIEKIMLYVRGNFFIPDARKNWVSPSVKFLSDYISKENIETVITTGPPHSLHLIGMQLKDKLGVKWIADFRDPWTTIGYHKKLKLNKRSQKKHRFLESSVLNTADQVIVTSAITKHEFSKLTSKPIEVITNGFDYESVKKVDLDSKFTLAHIGSLLSKRNPEVLWKVLRDIVNENQEFSEDFQLNFAGAVSEDVTESLSKFNLSDYVNNIGYVSHKEAIIFQRKSQILLLIEIDSEETKSIIPGKLFEYMVSNRPIVAIGPKGSDVEKIIKETNTGNYFNYTDYNALKNIILAHYEAYKENTLKSSPIGLQKYSRKKLTETLSKFI; this comes from the coding sequence GTGCGTAAAAAAGCACTAATCATAACGTATTATTGGCCTCCTGCTGGTGGACCTGGTGTGCAGCGGTGGTTAAAATTTGTGAAATACTTACCAGATTTTAACATTGAACCTATAGTGTTTGTACCTAAAAATCCTAATTATGCTTTACTAGATGAGACTTTAAATAAAGAAGTTTCTGCAAATTTAAAAGTGTTGAAGCTCCCTATAAAAGAACCGTATAAGCTAGCTAGGTTTTTTTCAAAAAGAAAATCTAACACCATTAGTAAAGGCATTATTTCAGAAGCAGAAAACCAAAGTTTAATTGAAAAAATAATGCTTTATGTACGTGGTAACTTTTTTATTCCAGATGCTAGAAAAAATTGGGTGTCACCATCGGTTAAGTTTCTTTCAGATTATATTTCAAAAGAAAACATAGAAACAGTTATAACAACAGGGCCACCTCATAGTTTGCACTTAATAGGTATGCAGCTTAAGGATAAGCTAGGAGTGAAGTGGATTGCTGATTTTAGGGATCCTTGGACAACTATAGGGTATCATAAAAAGCTAAAATTAAACAAGCGCTCTCAAAAAAAGCATCGGTTTTTAGAAAGTAGTGTTTTAAACACTGCAGATCAAGTTATTGTTACTAGCGCTATAACAAAGCATGAATTCTCTAAATTAACATCAAAACCTATAGAGGTTATTACTAATGGTTTTGATTATGAATCTGTTAAGAAAGTTGATTTAGATTCTAAGTTTACTTTAGCGCACATAGGGTCTTTATTATCAAAAAGAAACCCTGAGGTTTTATGGAAAGTTTTGAGAGACATAGTAAATGAAAATCAAGAATTTTCAGAAGATTTTCAATTAAATTTTGCTGGTGCGGTTAGTGAAGATGTAACAGAATCACTGAGTAAATTTAATTTAAGTGATTATGTAAATAATATAGGGTATGTTTCACATAAAGAAGCAATTATATTTCAAAGGAAATCGCAAATATTGCTATTGATAGAAATAGATTCTGAAGAAACCAAAAGTATTATTCCTGGTAAATTATTTGAATATATGGTTTCAAATAGACCTATTGTAGCTATTGGACCCAAAGGTTCTGATGTCGAAAAAATAATTAAAGAAACTAATACAGGGAACTATTTTAACTATACGGATTATAATGCACTTAAAAATATAATATTAGCGCATTATGAAGCGTACAAAGAAAATACGCTTAAATCTTCGCCAATTGGTTTGCAGAAATATAGCAGAAAAAAGTTAACAGAAACCCTTTCTAAATTTATATAA